The proteins below are encoded in one region of Mycobacterium pseudokansasii:
- a CDS encoding ABC transporter ATP-binding protein, which translates to MAEIVLEHVSKNYPNGAMAVDDLCLTIADGEFLILVGPSGCGKTTTLNMIAGLEDISSGELRIDGQRVNEKAPKDRDIAMVFQSYALYPHMTVRQNIAFPLTLAKMKKADIAQKVSETAKILDLTDLLDRKPSQLSGGQRQRVAMGRAIVRHPKAFLMDEPLSNLDAKLRVQMRGEIARLQKRLGTTTVYVTHDQTEAMTLGDRVVVMHGGVAQQIGTPTELYEHPANVFVAGFIGSPTMNFFPATLTSIGLTVPFGEVTLTPDVQQLIAARAKSENVIVGVRPEHIQDAAVIDAYQRIKALTFQVSVDLVESLGADKYVYFTTSAPAVHSAQLDELEAQGEMRENQFAARVSAESKAAIGQLLELAFDTTKLAVFDADSGVNLTVPAAQ; encoded by the coding sequence ATGGCCGAGATCGTGCTCGAGCACGTCAGCAAGAATTACCCCAACGGCGCGATGGCGGTAGACGACCTTTGCCTCACCATCGCCGACGGCGAATTCCTTATTCTGGTCGGGCCGTCCGGCTGCGGCAAGACCACCACACTGAACATGATTGCCGGACTTGAGGATATCTCCTCGGGAGAACTGCGCATCGATGGTCAACGGGTCAATGAGAAGGCGCCCAAAGACCGCGATATCGCCATGGTGTTCCAGTCGTATGCGCTGTATCCGCATATGACCGTGCGGCAGAATATCGCATTTCCGTTGACCCTGGCGAAGATGAAGAAGGCCGACATCGCGCAGAAGGTTTCCGAGACGGCCAAAATCCTTGACCTGACCGACCTTCTGGATCGCAAGCCCTCGCAGCTGTCGGGCGGGCAGCGTCAGCGGGTCGCGATGGGCCGAGCGATCGTGCGGCATCCCAAGGCTTTTCTGATGGACGAGCCGCTGTCTAATCTGGACGCCAAACTGCGGGTGCAGATGCGCGGCGAGATAGCGCGGTTGCAGAAGAGGCTGGGCACCACCACCGTCTACGTCACCCATGACCAGACTGAAGCCATGACGCTGGGTGATCGGGTGGTGGTGATGCACGGCGGCGTTGCACAGCAGATTGGCACTCCCACAGAGCTTTACGAGCACCCGGCCAATGTCTTCGTGGCGGGCTTCATCGGCTCACCGACAATGAATTTCTTTCCCGCGACTCTGACGTCGATCGGGCTGACCGTGCCCTTCGGTGAGGTGACACTGACACCGGACGTGCAGCAGCTGATTGCCGCCCGCGCGAAATCCGAGAACGTGATCGTCGGCGTGCGACCCGAGCACATTCAGGACGCCGCGGTCATCGATGCCTACCAACGCATCAAGGCGCTGACCTTCCAGGTCAGCGTCGACTTGGTCGAATCGTTGGGGGCGGACAAATACGTCTACTTCACCACCTCGGCGCCCGCCGTCCACTCGGCGCAGCTGGATGAGCTGGAGGCGCAGGGGGAAATGCGCGAAAACCAGTTTGCAGCAAGGGTTTCCGCGGAATCGAAGGCGGCGATCGGGCAGCTGCTCGAGTTGGCTTTCGACACCACCAAGCTGGCCGTCTTCGACGCCGACTCGGGGGTCAACCTGACGGTCCCCGCTGCCCAGTGA